One stretch of Zingiber officinale cultivar Zhangliang chromosome 6B, Zo_v1.1, whole genome shotgun sequence DNA includes these proteins:
- the LOC121992923 gene encoding inositol-tetrakisphosphate 1-kinase 1-like, with protein MEETLARRRFVVGYALAPKKKLSFIQPSLVGLACERGIDLVAIDTSRRLADQGPYDCVLHKFYGDDWKAQLVDFASQNPGVPIVDPPLAIQRLHNRISMLQVVSELEIHQERETFGIPSQVVIYNSSALSNFGVIGALRFPVIAKPLVADGSAKSHKMSLVFHREALLKLKPPLVLQEFVNHGGVIFKVYVVGDYVQCVKRKSLPDVSEEKLEHSMGSVAFSQVSNITMHNPADAEYYKRLDEVEMPPLSFLTKIASGLRRATGLRLFNFDIIRDVRAGNHYLVIDINYFPGYAKMPFYEKVLTDFFWKIVHEKKEQYTATSVVSNNECKHLSDNHNKLAEDTEEVG; from the coding sequence ATGGAGGAAACTCTTGCTCGTCGGAGATTCGTGGTCGGCTACGCCCTCGCGCCCAAGAAGAAGCTGAGCTTCATCCAGCCCTCTCTCGTTGGCCTAGCGTGCGAGCGAGGCATCGATCTCGTCGCCATTGATACCTCGAGGCGCCTCGCCGACCAGGGCCCCTACGATTGTGTGCTCCACAAGTTCTATGGAGACGACTGGAAGGCACAGCTCGTGGATTTTGCCTCCCAGAACCCTGGCGTTCCCATCGTTGACCCTCCCCTCGCCATCCAGCGCCTTCACAATCGTATCTCCATGCTCCAGGTGGTCTCGGAGCTCGAGATCCACCAGGAGAGGGAGACGTTTGGGATCCCCAGCCAGGTGGTGATTTATAACTCGAGTGCCCTCTCCAACTTCGGTGTCATCGGCGCCCTACGGTTCCCTGTGATCGCGAAGCCCCTAGTCGCCGATGGCAGCGCCAAATCCCATAAAATGTCCCTGGTTTTCCACCGTGAAGCCTTGCTCAAGCTAAAACCTCCCCTCGTGCTGCAGGAATTTGTAAACCACGGCGGGGTCATCTTCAAGGTTTATGTGGTGGGGGACTACGTACAGTGCGTGAAGAGGAAGTCCCTCCCAGATGTATCCGAAGAGAAATTGGAGCATTCCATGGGTTCTGTCGCCTTCTCACAAGTGTCCAACATTACCATGCACAACCCAGCAGATGCCGAATATTACAAACGCCTGGATGAGGTAGAGATGCCTCCATTGAGCTTTCTCACGAAGATAGCGAGTGGTTTGAGGCGGGCTACAGGATTGCGACTTTTCAATTTTGACATAATTAGGGATGTGAGAGCTGGGAACCATTACCTTGTCATCGACATCAACTACTTTCCTGGGTATGCGAAAATGCCATTTTATGAAAAGGTTTTAACTGACTTCTTCTGGAAAATTGTTCATGAAAAGAAAGAGCAATATACAGCCACTTCAGTTGTCTCCAATAACGAGTGCAAGCATTTGTCCGACAACCATAACAAGTTGGCAGAGGATACAGAGGAAGTTGGATAA
- the LOC121990380 gene encoding TLC domain-containing protein 5-like, which translates to MEDYIAKWVTSGVLFWSTTFLLVRSLFRHRSFDFSNRVVSAIHAVVAVSFASFSVQDWSCPLCPLASRSSPLQMKALAVTLSYLIYDLVCCLFDRNPKTDNSIHHVISIVGIGAGLAYEMCGSEMVASMWITEISSPFLHMRELLKELGHRDTDLNFTVDVLFAAIFSLARMVGGPYLTYVTLKADNPLLIKAMALGLQLVSAFWFYKILKMFRYKIAKRRRSVDMGMAAAKVSARSS; encoded by the exons ATGGAGGATTACATAGCGAAGTGGGTGACCTCAGGCGTGCTCTTCTGGTCGACCACCTTCTTACTCGTTCGAAGCCTGTTCCGGCACCGCTCTTTCGACTTCAGCAACCGCGTCGTCTCCGCCATCCACGCCGTGGTCGCCGTTTCCTTCGCCTCCTTCTCCGTGCAGGACTGGAGTTGCCCCCTGTGTCCCTTGGCCTCGAGGTCTTCTCCTCTGCAG ATGAAAGCCTTGGCCGTGACGCTATCGTATCTGATTTATGATCTCGTGTGCTGCCTGTTCGACCGAAATCCCAAGACGGACAACTCCATCCATCACGTAATTAGCATCGTCGGAATCGGAGCAGGTCTTGCCTACGAAATG TGTGGGTCAGAAATGGTGGCATCGATGTGGATCACAGAGATCTCTAGCCCTTTCCTCCACATGAGGGAGCTTCTCAAAGAGCTTGGCCATAGGGACACCGACCTAAATTTCACAGTCGAT GTTTTGTTCGCTGCCATTTTCTCCCTGGCCAGGATGGTCGGTGGCCCATATCTGACATATGTGACGCTGAAAGCGGACAACCCGCTCCTGATTAAG GCCATGGCACTGGGGCTGCAGCTGGTCAGTGCCTTCTGGTTCTACAAGATCCTCAAGATGTTCAGATATAAGATAGCAAAGAGGAGGAGGTCGGTAGATATGGGTATGGCAGCTGCCAAAGTTTCAGCTCGTTCGAGTTAA